From the genome of Pirellulales bacterium:
GGTGCAGCCGGGGCATGACTTCGGCGATGAAGCGGCATAGCGAAGCAGGTCCCTATTCGCTTCGGCGACAGTTTGCGCTTTTTCCTTCGGTCCCGCCAAGTTAGAATCTGGGGCTGGCGGATTGGGGAACTACGCCTTAAGAATCCGGCTGGGAGAAGGGGACAGTCCCCGCCGGATTTGTGAGGCGTTCTAATGGAATGCGGAGGGTCGGGCCATGGCGGGCTGGGAACCGTTGGACATCGGCATCCTGTTGGTGGCGGCTTACATCGCCGTCGTGACCTTGGTTCGAATGATGGTCCGCCGCCGCGACAAGCTGCTCGATGACCTCAGCAAAGGCGCCAGCCAGAACCAGGGACGCAAGCGAAAGCCCGGCGACGAAACCAAAGCCGCATGACTCGTGGCCGACGCTGCCAGCGCCGGTGCGTGCGTTCGCGGACGTCCTCCGCCCCTGGCGATGTTGCGTCGCAAGCCTGCCAATTGTCAGGCAGGGATGTCAGACCTGCGAGTTTGATACACCGTGACAAAGTATCTCTACATCGAGACGGTCGGCTGCCAGATGAACATGCTCGATAGCGAGCTGGTGGTGGCCACTCTGCGCAAGCAGGGATACGAGCTGGTCGATACGCCGTCGCAAGCTGACACGATCTTGTTCAACACGTGCAGCGTCCGGCAGCATGCGGAGGACAAGATCTATAGCGCCCTGGGCCGGCTAAAGCATGCCAAGCAGCATCATCCGCACAAGATCATCGGCGTGCTGGGGTGCATGGCCCAGAAAGACCAACGGCTCGTGTTCGAGCGGGCGCCGTATGTCGATCTAGTGGTCGGGCCGGGGCAGTTGCACCAAATCCCGCGATTGTTGGAGGAGATTGCCGCCGGGAGCGGACCGCGGCTGGAAGTGAGCCTCGATCGCAAGGCCGGCAGCCGCGATGAGATCGAGCGGAGCTTCGAAAGCTACGATCCCGATCGCGATCCCCAGATGCGGCCGACGCCCTATCAGGCCTTTGTGCGGATTCAGATCGGCTGCGATAAGTTTTGCACTTACTGCATCGTGCCGAGCGTGCGCGGTCCCGAGCAGGGGCGGCATCCGGATCATATTCTGGCCGAGGCTCGCAAGCTGGCCGACGAAGGCTGCCGCGAAATCACGCTCTTGGGCCAAACGGTCAACAGCTATCGGCACCACGGCCGAGGGCGAACGACGCGGCTGGCCGATCTGCTCTATCGCCTGAATGAGATCGACGGGCTGGCGCGGCTCAAGTTCGTCACCAACTTTCCCAAGGACATGACCGACGATCTCTTGGCGGCCGTTCGCGATTTGCCGAAATGCTCCCCGTATCTGCACGTTCCAGCTCAAAGCGGGTCGAATGGGGTGCTGCGGCGGATGAAGCGCGGCTACACGGTCGAGGAGTATCGCGAAATGCTGGCTCGCATCCGCGCGACCGTTCCCGGCTCGGCGGTCACCAGCGATTTCATCGTCGGCTTCTGCGGCGAGACGGAGGACGATTTCCAGCAGACCGTCGATCTGGTGCGCGAATCGCGTTTCAAGAACAGCTTCATTTTCAAATACAGTCCGCGGCCAGGGACGAAGGGCCACGAACTCCTCGCCGACGACGTGCCGGAAAACGTAAAGCGGCGCCGCAACAACGAGCTGCTGGCAATTCAGAACGAGATCAGCGAGAACGACAACCAGCCATTTATCGGCCGCGAGGTGGAAGTTCTGGTTGAAGGGCCGAGCAAAGCAAGCCGAAAGCATTCGCACGATGGCGACCATGATTCGGGTCCGTTGCAACTCACCGGCCGGACCCACTGCGACCGGATCGTCGTGTTCGACGGCAATCCACGGCAGATCGGTCAGTTGTTGGCAGTAACTATCTACGACGCAAACGCCTTCACGCTGTTTGGGAGCGTGGTTACACGGCACGTGGGGCCGGAATTGTTTGAAATCGGGGCTCGGGGCTGGGGACTCGGGGCTCGGAAATGCACAAGCGAACTTCAGGCGCCCAGATAGAATAAGTGATTCGATTCGATGCCGATGAGCGA
Proteins encoded in this window:
- the miaB gene encoding tRNA (N6-isopentenyl adenosine(37)-C2)-methylthiotransferase MiaB encodes the protein MTKYLYIETVGCQMNMLDSELVVATLRKQGYELVDTPSQADTILFNTCSVRQHAEDKIYSALGRLKHAKQHHPHKIIGVLGCMAQKDQRLVFERAPYVDLVVGPGQLHQIPRLLEEIAAGSGPRLEVSLDRKAGSRDEIERSFESYDPDRDPQMRPTPYQAFVRIQIGCDKFCTYCIVPSVRGPEQGRHPDHILAEARKLADEGCREITLLGQTVNSYRHHGRGRTTRLADLLYRLNEIDGLARLKFVTNFPKDMTDDLLAAVRDLPKCSPYLHVPAQSGSNGVLRRMKRGYTVEEYREMLARIRATVPGSAVTSDFIVGFCGETEDDFQQTVDLVRESRFKNSFIFKYSPRPGTKGHELLADDVPENVKRRRNNELLAIQNEISENDNQPFIGREVEVLVEGPSKASRKHSHDGDHDSGPLQLTGRTHCDRIVVFDGNPRQIGQLLAVTIYDANAFTLFGSVVTRHVGPELFEIGARGWGLGARKCTSELQAPR